A stretch of the Lolium perenne isolate Kyuss_39 chromosome 3, Kyuss_2.0, whole genome shotgun sequence genome encodes the following:
- the LOC127343024 gene encoding uncharacterized protein: MSSGGGGGGDQDRHGGLYHQHGHGHLVRAEDAATGYQFNSNDIESFFSQQHVGIGGGGSSADEIVPYPSITGYLQGFLDPAGQAWHLDVPTQDVPTKHELSVDVRSYDLDSQGTGSAAGEGAALLTPKSSVSFSSSGGEGEGKSHRCKGPAKEADEEDGKNQQDDEENPKKTNNKVTKKKAEKRQRLPRVSFLTKSEVDHLEDGYRWRKYGQKAVKNSAYPRSYYRCTTPKCGVKKRVERSYQDPSTVITTYEGQHTHHSPASLRGSAAHLFMPPGLHGLPPPHLMPPGAFHPDLMSMMHMQYPSPDMYLPPPMATPNAALQQQHFTDYALLQDLFPSTMPNNP, translated from the exons ATGTCTTCTGGTGGTGGCGGAGGAGGGGATCAAGACCGTCATGGTGGCCTCTACCACCAGCACGGCCACGGCCACCTCGTTCGCGCTGAGGATGCCGCCACTGGCTACCAGTTCAACAGCAACGACATCGAGAGCTTCTTCAGCCAACAGCATGTGGGCATCGGTGGCGGTGGGAGCTCCGCCGACGAGATCGTGCCGTACCCGAGCATCACGGGCTACCTGCAGGGTTTCTTGGACCCCGCCGGGCAAGCTTGGCACCTCGACGTGCCGACTCAGGACGTGCCGACCAAGCACGAGCTGTCGGTCGACGTGAGGAGCTACGATCTAGACAGCCAGGGTACCGGCAGCGCTGCAGGAGAAGGCGCGGCGCTGCTCACGCCCAAATCGTCGGTGTCTTTCTCGTCCAGCGGCGGGGAGGGGGAGGGAAAGTCTCACCGGTGCAAGGGCCCGGCGAAGGAGGCGGACGAGGAGGATGGAAAAAATCAGCAGGATGATGAGGAAAATCCCAAGAAAAC GAATAACAAAGTGACCAAGAAGAAAGCCGAGAAGAGGCAGCGGCTACCACGCGTGTCCTTCCTCACCAAGAGCGAGGTGGATCACCTCGAGGACGGCTACCGCTGGCGCAAGTATGGCCAGAAGGCCGTCAAGAACAGCGCATACCCAAG GAGCTACTACCGGTGCACGACACCCAAGTGCGGGGTGAAGAAGCGGGTGGAGCGGTCGTACCAGGATCCGTCGACGGTGATCACAACGTACGAGGGGCAGCACACGCACCACAGCCCCGCCAGTCTCCGGGGAAGCGCCGCGCACCTTTTCATGCCGCCTGGCCTTCACGGGCTGCCGCCGCCACACCTCATGCCGCCGGGAGCATTCCATCCGGACCTGATGAGCATGATGCACATGCAGTACCCAAGTCCTGACATGTACTTGCCTCCACCAATggcaactcctaatgctgctcttCAGCAGCAGCACTTTACTGACTACGCGCTATTGCAAGACCTCTTCCCTTCAACAATGCCCAACAACCCATGA